The genome window ATAGATCGTTTCCGCAGATTTTTAGTTCTTCCATTGATTTAATCGGCAACTTCTCATACTTTTCTTCTAAATGAACAATATCTATGTTTACCTCGCAATTTTTTAACAATTGATACATTTTTTCCGCACTAACCGCAACAGATAATGTTGCAAAATACAGCGCCTGATTAGACCAATTAGTCATCTGCTCTCTTTGCAGCATCCAATATATTATCTTTTGAATAGTCTTTATTTGCTTGACTGATAATTTCCACGCACGTAAAAACAATTCTATTTGCTGCTTTTCCTTCATTCCAAGACATAAAATTAAAACAGCCCATTTTTCTAGCAATCCAAGCTTGGTCAGTGGTAATTTCGCGAACATAGAAATCCCTTTTTCTTCTGATGATAGCATCGGTAAGAATTGATATATTTTAGTTTCTACCATAATTTTTAAAGCTTCTAAACACCATGAACCTTGTAAAAGTTTTTCAAATTCAGCTGTTATTCTCTCTACCGCTATTTTTGAAAGAAGCTGTTGATTGTTTCTAATGCCATTTAGCGTGTCTTTCTCTAAGTGGAAGCCTAAAGTACTCACAAACCGAATTCCTCTCATTATTCTTAACGCGTCTTCTTGAAAACGTTCGTTCGGATTGCCAACTGTTTTAATTTCTTTTTTTTCTAAGGATTCTTTCCCATTAAAATAATCGATGACACGACCGTTTTTATCCATCGCCATTGCATTAATAGTGAAATCACGGCGTTTAAGATCTTCTTTTAACTCCCGTACAAAATGTACTTGCTCTGGTCTGCGGTAATCTCTATATGCGGATTCTGTTCGAAATGTTGTTATTTCATATGTATGTTGATCCCATATTACCATCACAGTCCCATGGGCAATCCCTACATCAATAGTGTGAGGAAAGATCGATTTAATTTCTTCCGGTGTTGCGGAAGTAGCAATATCGATATCATGAATTTGCTTATTTAATAAATGGTCTCGAACTGCTCCTCCTACAAAATATGCTTCATAACCTGCTTTCTCGATTTTATTAATAATCGGGAGAGCTTCTTCAAACGGATTTATCATTCATTTCACCAGTTTCTAAAATAGATTTATAAATCTCTATATATTGGTCAACGATGATATCGGCCCGGAAATAATCTCGTACTCTCGAAATAGAATGCTGCGAAAATTGGGCATGTTTCTTTTCATCCGTTAACAGCTTTATCGAATGTTTAGCAATATCTTCTATATCCCCAAGTTCACAAATATACCCTGTCTCATTTGGAACAATTACCTCAGGAATACCGCCGACATTTGTTCCTATGACGGGAACCCCGCATGCCATAGCTTCTAATGCCACCAAACCGAAGCTTTCTTTTTCCGAAAGAAGCAGCATGAGATCACTTAAAGAATAGAGCTCCTCCAAATTCTCTTGTTTGCCAAGAAATAATACCTTTTGTCTTAATTGAAGCTCATCCACTAATTTGGTCACCTTCGACATTTCAGGTCCATCACCAACAAGCAATAGTTTTGCGGGAATCTGATTTGCGATTTGATGGAATGCTTGTACAACATCTGTAACTCTTTTTACTCCTCTAAAATTAGAGACATGAATAACAACTTTTTCTGTATCGGAAATCGCCAGTTCTTTTTTCAAATGACTTGCATCGACTTTCCGATAAATTCGCTCATCAATAAAATTATAAACAGGGAGTATTTCTTTGTTTGGCTCAATTACTTCATAAGTTTGGGCGATTAATGAATTAGAAACTGCTGTTACGAGATCTGATTTTTCAATTCCAAAACGTATTCCCGCTGCAAGTGATGGATCATATCCTAGTACTGTTATATCGGTGCCATGAAGTGTTGTAACTATTTTGACATCCCTGTTGCTCATCTGTTTTGCTAATATAGCACAAACAGCGTGTGGGATTGCATAGTGAACATGCAACAAGTCTAACTCTTCTCGATTAATGACTTCCGCCATTTTGCTGCTTAATGCTAAATCATATGGCGGGTATTGAAAAACAGCATATTGATTTACTTCCACTTGATGGTAATAAATATTCGGATACATTTTATTTAAACGAAAAGGAATACTGGAAGAAATAAAGTGAATTTCATGTCCTCTCTCAGCCAGCATCTTTCCTAATTCTGTTGCAATAACCCCTGATCCGCCAACTGTCGGATAACAGGTAATGCCGATTTTTAATTTTTTCATTTGTCTCCACCTAATAAATCTTGATTTAATAATATTGGCTTAGATTTAATAAATCCTTCTGCGTAAATCACACCAACTTCTTTGCCAAAAAGTTTTTCTCTTGCTTCTATTGTGTCAATATAGCCATTTGTTAACGGAGTTTCCACACTGTTTTCACCTTTAACAAATTGACTTTGATAACAATTAAGACTAGCTTGCTTTTGCTCCATATAATCACTAATATCAATAACAAAATCAGGTTTATGAAAACCGTTTATCATGTAATAGTATTGATTCTGTACTTTATGTGCTGATGTATTTCCAACCTGATAGTTTTTTATCCCTGCTGAAAAGACTGCTTCATTCACAATTTTGGTGCAATTGCCATGATCCGGATGTCTATCTTCCCAATAAGGAGAAAACACAATCTTTGGTTTGTATGTACGAATCACTTCCACTACTTTTTTTATAGCTTTTTCTTCTAGATATAAACCTCGATCAGGAATCTGCAATGTCATTCTTTCAGCAATTCCCAGCACTTCTCCTGCTTTTTCCGCTTCTTGTTTACGTCTTTTTACTGTGCCATTTGAAGAAAGATTACTTTCTGTTAAATCACAGATAATAATCTTTTTCCCCTGTGCAGCATATTTTGCGATGGTTGCACCCATGCCGATTTCTACGTCATCGGCATGAGCACCAAAAGCGAGTATATCAACTTCATCAGTTTTCATTGAGTTTTTCTGTGAATTTTTTTGCCACTGGTTCTGTCTTTCCATGAACTATCTTTCTCCAATCTATGTCACCTTGCTCGAGTCCTCGAATTAATACTTCTCCAGTTCCCATATTTGTTGCCAGCGGAACAGAATAAACATCACATAAACGGATTAATGCTGTAACATCAGGTTCATGAGGCTGTGCAGTTAGAGGATCTCTAAAGAAAAAAACCATATCCATATCATTATTAGCAATATACGAGCCTATTTCTTGATCACCGCCGAGTGGTCCTGAATGAAAACGATGTACATCTAATCCTGTTGCTTCTTGAATTCTACCACCTGTTGTTCCAGTTGCGTATAAAGTATGCTTTGCAAATATATTTTTATAAGCAACAACAAAAGCAACCATGTCATTTTTCTTTTTATCATGAGCAATTAAAGCAATGTTCATCCTAATTCCACTCCTACTCCATAATATTTTCTAAACCGTATATCAATACATTTAGCTTTAATACCTCTTCTACTGCAAATTTAACACCTGACATAAAGGAAGCCCGATTATAAGAATCATGTCTAATGGTTAATGATTCTCCATCTGATCCGAACATAACCTGTTGATGGGCAATTAAGCCTGGTAGACGTGTAGAGTGTATTCTCATTCCATCGAAATCTGCGCCTCTTGCGCCTGGTATGGTCTCTTTTTCGTCTGGGTGTCCTTGTTTTTTGCTTTCTCTTACTTCTGCAATAAGCTCAGCTGTTTTCACAGCAGTTCCAGATGGTGCATCCAGTTTTTGATCATGATGCATTTCCATAATTTCCACATCGGCAAAATAGCGTGCAGCCATTTTAGAGAATTTCATCATTAACACAGCACCCAAAGCAAAATTTGGCGCAATGATACAGCCGCGATCCATTTCTTCACATAATTTTTCTAATTCGGCTAAGTTTTCTTTCGTAAACCCGGTTGTTCCTACTACTGGTCTAACACCATAGCTTAAAGCTGTTTTAGCATGATGCATGCCGAACTCAGGCGTTGTTAAATCAATAAGCACATCCGGTTTTTCTGTTTGTAGACATTTTTCTATATCCGTATATATTGGTACATCATAAGAAGCAAAGCCTTCTATCTCTTTTAAGCTTTTCCCCTCATTCTTATGATCTAAAACTGCAACAAGTTCAAAATTCTCTGTTCTTCCCATTAAATAAACTGCTTCTGTTCCCATTCTGCCTCTAGGTCCTGCGATTACGATTTTTACTTTATTCAATGTCCTAACTCCTTAATATGTATTTTGTCTTTATTGATCTTTCCTTGTCCAACGATCTTTATCCCGTGTGTTAAATTTATGCATAACACGATTATGTGCTTCTTCTAAATCGATATTAAGTGAATTGGCTAAACAAGTTAACACAAACAACATATCCCCAATTTCATCCGTAATTTCTTTCTCTGTTTCCGTTTCTTTTTTTGGTTTCTCCCCATAGTAATGGTTTACTTCTCTAGCCAGCTCTCCTAACTCTTCTGTCAGTCGGGCAAGCATGGCCAGCGGACTGAAATACCCTTCTTTAAATTGTCCGATGTATTCATCTACTTCTCTTTGTATATCTTTTACCGTTTTATCCTGATTCAATATAAGCACCTCAAGTCAATAAGTAATCTTATCCAATTCCATGTTAGCTAATCTAAACCATTTTTACAAACATTTTTGACGATATTAATATAAGTGTCTAAAAATGCATGCTCTTCTTTTCCTAACATTAACTAATTGCTTGCTTATCTGCTAGATTGCCCATCTGCATGTGATTCGATATAATGGATACGCTAATAATAGTGCATTTTGTACTAAGAAAGAAGGCGAGTCGATGTTTAAAAGTATTAAAGTTAAAAATATCTTGTTCATCCTTTTAGGATCTGCGATATTTTCCTTCGGTATTGTTCATTTCAATATGCAGAACAATTTAGCAGAAGGTGGTTTTACCGGTATTACGCTTTTATTATATGCTGAATGGAATTTGGATCCTTCCATCACAAATTTACTACTTAATATCCCTTTGTTTTTCATCGGGTGGAAGTTATTAGGGAAAAACGTCTTTATTTACACGATTATTGGAACGGTTGCAGTCTCTATTTTCCTCTGGTTTTTCCAGCTTCCAGAGATCGAGTTACATATTCCCCTCACTGAAGATTTGACTCTAGCTGCTTTATTCGCAGGAACATTTATTGGTGTCGGCTTAGGTATTATTTTCCGCTATGGAGGGACAACTGGCGGAGTAGATATTATAGCTAGATTAGGGTTTAAGTATTTCGGATGGAGTATGGGAAAAACCATGTTCTTCTTTGACTTTTGTGTCATTACGCTTTCGTTAATCACGTATCTATCATATAGAGAAGCGATGTATACATTGGTTGCTGTTTTTGTCGGGGCAAGAGTAATCGACTTTATTCAAGAAGGGGCATATGCAGCTAGAGGAGCAATGATCATTTCTGACGACAATGAAAAAATCGCCAATAAGATAATGAGTGAAATGGATCGTGGTGTTACTGTCTTAAAAGGACATGGTTCCTTTACTAAACAAGATCGGGAAGTACTTTATTGTGTTGTCGCAAAAACAGAAATTGTTCGTTTAAAAAGCATCATTACAAGTATAGATCCCCATGCGTTTGTATCGGTTAGTATCGTTCATGATGTAATGGGCGAAGGTTTCACTTTAGATGAATATAAACAACCTCTCGATAAATAAACTAAAAAATTGTATTCACTTTGCAATTAATATTAAATTACTTGCAACGATGAATACAATTTTTTTGCTCTTACTATTGACTTAATAATCATTGCCAAAAATAGAATGATAGATCTCTCCTATTATCCCTTTCATTTGATGTACACCTAAATCAGTATTTGTCATAATTATCGCCCCTTTTTTTAATAATGGGTAAGCTACAAGCATGCTCTGAAATCCAATCCCCCATCCTAATGCAGAAATTTCCACTTCTTTATTAGAGCTATCTAAAAACACGCTCAGTCCGATCCAATTTATGTTCCCTTGCGGACTGATTATCTCCTTAGCATTTTGCCTCGATAATCCTAATTGACTTCTACCTTCCAAAGCATTCATTAATTCCAATACTAAAATCGCTAAATCAGCAGGAGTAGTCCAAATATCACAGGCTGCTGGATAAGGATAAAAGGGGTAGTTTCCGTAGATAATTTGTCCTTTATTATCATGACCAGAAGAAATATTTTCAACACCTCTTATATCAATACAGCTCTGATTCATATGTAAAGGCTGAAGGAGAAATTCTTTTAATACTATGTGAAAAGATTTCTGCAAAGTATCTTCAATCAGTTGTTGAATAATGCAAAAGCCAGCGTCCGAGTAATGAAATGCACTCATTGGTTCACAACTGATCTGTATTTTCTGCCGATTGAATACGGAAGTTCCTTCTAATATGTCTATCATAGGAGGAACTTCCTCGTTTTCTTTCCATTCCCTAAAACTACCTTCTGGGTCAATAATCCCTGATTGATGACTCAAAAGATCTCTTAAAGTTACTTTTTTGCCTTTTATCCATTTATTTGCTGTTAAACGCCAAGAGCTAAGTTTAACATTAACATCTTCATCTAAATCAAGCAGTCCAGTTTCTACTAGCTTTAAAACCAACATAGCTGTCACAAATTTACTTATAGAAGCAGAATGGAAGCGTGTCTGTTCATTAACAATATCCGTTTTACCTGCTTCCTTCACACCATACTGTTTGATACAATTAAGATTTGCATCTTGTATTACCGCTATGCTTAAACCAGCTATTTTATAATGTTTCATTCGCTCTTCTACATTTAGATTTGTTAGTGCCATCCTAACTCCTCCTGTTTTCTTTTAGAGCAATCATAGCACAAAACGAACGTATGGTCTATTTTAATTATAATTAGCTCAAGAACGAAGCTTATTACGGCGCCTATAAGTGATGTCATACTAACTATTATCTATTTTAAAGTAGAATGTATTTCACTAACTCGCTTATCCGTCGGCAGTAAATATGTCAATATTCCTAAAAGCGGCAGCAGGCTACAAATAATCATAATTGCTTGCAAACTAAATGTGTCTCCAATAACACCAAAGATTACTCCACCTAGTGCCCCCATTCCAAATGCTAACCCTACAATTAAGCCTGACACAAGGCCAATCATACCTGGAAGCAGTTCTTGTGCATAAACAACGGTCACACTGAAACTAGACTGCAAAATAAAGCCAATAATAAATAATAAAGGCCCTATTAGCCAAAACGGCATATGTGGGAGCAGTAAAGCAAACGGTGCAGATCCGATTAAAGAAAAGAGAAGAATCGTTCTTTTCCCAAAGCGGTCTGCCAATGGTCCTCCAAGAAAAGTCCCAATTACACCAGCAAGTAAAAACACAAAAACAAATATTTGCGCATTTTCAATACTTAAGCTAAACTTCTCAATTAAATAAAAGTGAAGGAAATTACTAATTCCCGCTCCATACCAAGAACGTGCAAATACAAGGAAAATTAATAAACATATTGCCAGAATAATTTCTTTATTAACAACAAATTCCCGCTTTCCTTGTTGTTTCTTTTGTGGATTTCTAATATACAATTCTCTCTTATACCAAGTTGATACTTGAAATAATACAATCATGCCAATTGTAGCTAGAAGAGTAAACCAAATGGTTCCGAATTGACCTGTTCGTACAAAAATAAAAGCAGTAAATACAGGTGCTAATGATTGACCTGCATTTCCGCCCACTTGATAAATTGATTGGGCAAGCCCGCGTTTCGCTCCAGCTGCCATATAAGAAACACGAGATCCTTCTGGATGGAAGATAGCGGAACCAAATCCAATAAATAAAACGGATAATAAGACCAAGTAAAAATTTGGAGCGAGAGAAAGGCCTAGCATTCCGATTAAGCTTGAGAACATTGCAATCGGCAATAAATATGGTGCTGGCCTTTTATCTGCCAAAACACCAAACACAGGTTGTAGAATAGAGGATGTAATGTTTAAAGCAAAGGCAATCCAACCAATTTGGGTATAATTTAATTCCATTGACTTTTGGATAACAGGAAATAAGGCAGGCACAACCGATTGCATACAATCATTCAAAAAATGTCCAAGACTTATCGCAAATAAAATCCGATAAATGGTCATCTCCTGCCGCTTTTTCCCTTGTACATATTCAGCAGTTTGCAAAAAAACCCTTCTTTCTTTTTGTTTTCTTTTATGTAAATGGCATTGTTTATTATACACCTAGCATTTTTTAAAATCTATAATTTTCTAAAAAATCAAAATTCAAATAAGTTGATTCATCAATATATTTCGTTCCCATAAGAAGTTCCGTGTAATACCACAAATCTTCTTTTTTGATGAAAAAAACCCAACCAATGATACAAAAAACTTTCGTATCATTGATTGGGTTTAGTTTCGACTGAATAAATTAAAGCCCAGCTTATTTTTAATTTCTATTCATCTCTTAACATTCCTGTATAAATCAACAGCAAACGAACTAGTTCGAGAACAGCAACTGCTGCCGCTGCCACATATGTTAATGCTGCTGCATTCAACACTTTTTTCGTTTCTCTTTCCTCATCGTTTCTTATAATCCCTAATGACACAACTTGATCCATCGCACGGTTCGATGCGTTAAATTCCACTGGAAGTGTAACAAATTGGAACAGTACGCCGGCAGCCATTAAGATGATTCCTAATAACATCATTCCAGGAAGTTGTGCGAACATCCCTATTAAGATAAAGATCCATGATGCATTGCTTCCAAAGTTAGCAACTGGAACTAATGTAGAACGAAAACGTAAAAAAGAGTATTCTTGCTGATCTTGGATAGCGTGACCAACTTCATGTGCTGCAATAGCTGCTGCTGCTACTGAATGACCATG of Niallia circulans contains these proteins:
- the bshA gene encoding N-acetyl-alpha-D-glucosaminyl L-malate synthase BshA, which translates into the protein MKKLKIGITCYPTVGGSGVIATELGKMLAERGHEIHFISSSIPFRLNKMYPNIYYHQVEVNQYAVFQYPPYDLALSSKMAEVINREELDLLHVHYAIPHAVCAILAKQMSNRDVKIVTTLHGTDITVLGYDPSLAAGIRFGIEKSDLVTAVSNSLIAQTYEVIEPNKEILPVYNFIDERIYRKVDASHLKKELAISDTEKVVIHVSNFRGVKRVTDVVQAFHQIANQIPAKLLLVGDGPEMSKVTKLVDELQLRQKVLFLGKQENLEELYSLSDLMLLLSEKESFGLVALEAMACGVPVIGTNVGGIPEVIVPNETGYICELGDIEDIAKHSIKLLTDEKKHAQFSQHSISRVRDYFRADIIVDQYIEIYKSILETGEMNDKSV
- the dapB gene encoding 4-hydroxy-tetrahydrodipicolinate reductase, yielding MNKVKIVIAGPRGRMGTEAVYLMGRTENFELVAVLDHKNEGKSLKEIEGFASYDVPIYTDIEKCLQTEKPDVLIDLTTPEFGMHHAKTALSYGVRPVVGTTGFTKENLAELEKLCEEMDRGCIIAPNFALGAVLMMKFSKMAARYFADVEIMEMHHDQKLDAPSGTAVKTAELIAEVRESKKQGHPDEKETIPGARGADFDGMRIHSTRLPGLIAHQQVMFGSDGESLTIRHDSYNRASFMSGVKFAVEEVLKLNVLIYGLENIME
- the bshB1 gene encoding bacillithiol biosynthesis deacetylase BshB1, translated to MKTDEVDILAFGAHADDVEIGMGATIAKYAAQGKKIIICDLTESNLSSNGTVKRRKQEAEKAGEVLGIAERMTLQIPDRGLYLEEKAIKKVVEVIRTYKPKIVFSPYWEDRHPDHGNCTKIVNEAVFSAGIKNYQVGNTSAHKVQNQYYYMINGFHKPDFVIDISDYMEQKQASLNCYQSQFVKGENSVETPLTNGYIDTIEAREKLFGKEVGVIYAEGFIKSKPILLNQDLLGGDK
- a CDS encoding serine hydrolase domain-containing protein, encoding MALTNLNVEERMKHYKIAGLSIAVIQDANLNCIKQYGVKEAGKTDIVNEQTRFHSASISKFVTAMLVLKLVETGLLDLDEDVNVKLSSWRLTANKWIKGKKVTLRDLLSHQSGIIDPEGSFREWKENEEVPPMIDILEGTSVFNRQKIQISCEPMSAFHYSDAGFCIIQQLIEDTLQKSFHIVLKEFLLQPLHMNQSCIDIRGVENISSGHDNKGQIIYGNYPFYPYPAACDIWTTPADLAILVLELMNALEGRSQLGLSRQNAKEIISPQGNINWIGLSVFLDSSNKEVEISALGWGIGFQSMLVAYPLLKKGAIIMTNTDLGVHQMKGIIGEIYHSIFGNDY
- a CDS encoding YitT family protein; its protein translation is MFKSIKVKNILFILLGSAIFSFGIVHFNMQNNLAEGGFTGITLLLYAEWNLDPSITNLLLNIPLFFIGWKLLGKNVFIYTIIGTVAVSIFLWFFQLPEIELHIPLTEDLTLAALFAGTFIGVGLGIIFRYGGTTGGVDIIARLGFKYFGWSMGKTMFFFDFCVITLSLITYLSYREAMYTLVAVFVGARVIDFIQEGAYAARGAMIISDDNEKIANKIMSEMDRGVTVLKGHGSFTKQDREVLYCVVAKTEIVRLKSIITSIDPHAFVSVSIVHDVMGEGFTLDEYKQPLDK
- a CDS encoding zinc metallopeptidase; translated protein: MIFIYFILIILIPIWAQMKVKSAYKKYSKVASSSHMSGREVARRILDSNGLYDVSVEETRGVLSDHYDPRSKVVRLSTDNYHGHSVAAAAIAAHEVGHAIQDQQEYSFLRFRSTLVPVANFGSNASWIFILIGMFAQLPGMMLLGIILMAAGVLFQFVTLPVEFNASNRAMDQVVSLGIIRNDEERETKKVLNAAALTYVAAAAVAVLELVRLLLIYTGMLRDE
- the mgsA gene encoding methylglyoxal synthase, with translation MNIALIAHDKKKNDMVAFVVAYKNIFAKHTLYATGTTGGRIQEATGLDVHRFHSGPLGGDQEIGSYIANNDMDMVFFFRDPLTAQPHEPDVTALIRLCDVYSVPLATNMGTGEVLIRGLEQGDIDWRKIVHGKTEPVAKKFTEKLNEN
- a CDS encoding CCA tRNA nucleotidyltransferase, whose protein sequence is MINPFEEALPIINKIEKAGYEAYFVGGAVRDHLLNKQIHDIDIATSATPEEIKSIFPHTIDVGIAHGTVMVIWDQHTYEITTFRTESAYRDYRRPEQVHFVRELKEDLKRRDFTINAMAMDKNGRVIDYFNGKESLEKKEIKTVGNPNERFQEDALRIMRGIRFVSTLGFHLEKDTLNGIRNNQQLLSKIAVERITAEFEKLLQGSWCLEALKIMVETKIYQFLPMLSSEEKGISMFAKLPLTKLGLLEKWAVLILCLGMKEKQQIELFLRAWKLSVKQIKTIQKIIYWMLQREQMTNWSNQALYFATLSVAVSAEKMYQLLKNCEVNIDIVHLEEKYEKLPIKSMEELKICGNDLLSWTEKRPGPWIKDVLSLVERNVVEEKLSNDKQLIKEWLKRCHQI
- a CDS encoding MFS transporter; protein product: MTIYRILFAISLGHFLNDCMQSVVPALFPVIQKSMELNYTQIGWIAFALNITSSILQPVFGVLADKRPAPYLLPIAMFSSLIGMLGLSLAPNFYLVLLSVLFIGFGSAIFHPEGSRVSYMAAGAKRGLAQSIYQVGGNAGQSLAPVFTAFIFVRTGQFGTIWFTLLATIGMIVLFQVSTWYKRELYIRNPQKKQQGKREFVVNKEIILAICLLIFLVFARSWYGAGISNFLHFYLIEKFSLSIENAQIFVFVFLLAGVIGTFLGGPLADRFGKRTILLFSLIGSAPFALLLPHMPFWLIGPLLFIIGFILQSSFSVTVVYAQELLPGMIGLVSGLIVGLAFGMGALGGVIFGVIGDTFSLQAIMIICSLLPLLGILTYLLPTDKRVSEIHSTLK
- a CDS encoding nucleotide pyrophosphohydrolase, with the protein product MNQDKTVKDIQREVDEYIGQFKEGYFSPLAMLARLTEELGELAREVNHYYGEKPKKETETEKEITDEIGDMLFVLTCLANSLNIDLEEAHNRVMHKFNTRDKDRWTRKDQ